A region from the Sulfurivermis fontis genome encodes:
- a CDS encoding nitrite reductase, which produces MSRKLKLSRTYSAVLSALLVGGAITFSGQAAAAAAAGPSLSEADFERAKLLYFQQCAGCHGVLRKGATGKNLEPVNTRKLGQQRLERIIAFGTEGGMNNFDGIMSKADIKLLATYIQMEPPVPPEMSLAQMKARTKVHVPLKDYPTKPLHGRNWENFFVVIERDVGKVAVIDGDKKEVVTHIPTGYAVHVLKALEHNHAVHPENPKDVGRFWYTMGRDGKVTKIDLWQTPDKMLVAETQIAYDARDIAVSGDGKYVVGGGYWPPHFVIMDAKTLEPLKVVSSRGVNVDGEYVNESRVAAIYDTPHAPTWLVNMKELGQTWQVDYSDIDNLRIDKIDNAKFLHDGFFDPTGRYFQIAANASNKMVVIDSQERKLEAIIDTDKRPHPGPGANWNDPKCGPVGGTPHLGVGKLTVWGNDPIKHKDNAWKICYETPTDGPGLFVRTHPKSDYVWVDQTLHPEPEIQQSVKVIDKKTGKVAKTIRLTNTEGYVAVHFEFNADGSEVWASVWNRKDSKTANGEIVVFDAKTLQEKTRIKGLFAPTGKFNVHNRSNHVT; this is translated from the coding sequence ATGTCAAGGAAACTGAAGCTAAGCAGGACCTACTCAGCCGTACTTTCCGCATTGCTCGTTGGTGGAGCAATCACCTTCAGCGGCCAGGCCGCAGCCGCAGCGGCTGCCGGTCCCTCGCTGTCCGAAGCCGATTTCGAGCGCGCCAAGCTGCTGTACTTCCAGCAGTGCGCCGGCTGCCATGGCGTACTGCGCAAGGGTGCCACCGGCAAGAACCTCGAGCCGGTCAACACCAGGAAGCTGGGCCAGCAGCGCCTGGAACGCATCATCGCCTTCGGCACCGAGGGCGGCATGAACAACTTCGACGGCATCATGTCGAAGGCCGATATCAAGCTGCTCGCCACCTACATCCAGATGGAGCCGCCGGTTCCGCCCGAGATGTCCCTGGCCCAGATGAAGGCACGCACCAAGGTCCATGTCCCGCTGAAGGACTACCCGACCAAGCCGCTGCACGGCCGCAACTGGGAGAACTTCTTCGTCGTCATCGAGCGTGACGTCGGCAAGGTCGCGGTCATCGACGGCGACAAGAAAGAGGTCGTCACCCACATCCCCACCGGCTACGCCGTCCACGTGTTGAAGGCCCTGGAACACAATCATGCTGTCCATCCGGAGAATCCGAAGGACGTGGGTCGCTTCTGGTACACCATGGGCCGTGACGGCAAGGTGACCAAGATCGACCTGTGGCAGACGCCGGACAAGATGCTGGTGGCGGAAACCCAGATCGCCTATGACGCCCGCGACATCGCCGTCTCCGGTGATGGCAAGTACGTGGTCGGTGGCGGTTACTGGCCGCCGCATTTCGTCATCATGGACGCCAAGACACTGGAACCCCTCAAGGTAGTGTCCTCCCGCGGTGTCAACGTCGATGGTGAATACGTCAACGAGTCCCGTGTCGCGGCCATTTACGACACCCCGCATGCCCCCACCTGGCTGGTGAACATGAAAGAGCTGGGCCAGACCTGGCAGGTGGACTACTCCGATATCGACAACCTGCGCATCGACAAGATCGACAACGCCAAGTTCCTGCATGACGGCTTCTTCGATCCGACCGGCCGTTATTTCCAGATCGCGGCCAACGCCTCCAACAAGATGGTGGTGATCGATTCCCAGGAGCGCAAGCTGGAAGCCATCATCGACACCGACAAGCGTCCGCATCCCGGTCCCGGTGCCAACTGGAACGATCCCAAGTGTGGTCCGGTGGGCGGCACGCCGCACCTCGGTGTCGGCAAGCTGACCGTCTGGGGCAACGATCCGATCAAGCACAAGGACAATGCCTGGAAGATCTGCTATGAGACGCCGACCGACGGCCCGGGCCTGTTCGTGCGCACCCATCCGAAGAGCGATTACGTCTGGGTCGACCAGACTCTGCATCCGGAGCCGGAAATCCAGCAGTCGGTCAAGGTCATCGACAAGAAGACCGGCAAGGTCGCCAAGACCATCCGCCTGACCAACACGGAAGGCTACGTGGCGGTGCACTTCGAGTTCAATGCCGACGGCAGCGAAGTCTGGGCCTCGGTCTGGAACCGCAAGGACTCCAAGACCGCCAACGGCGAAATTGTCGTGTTCGATGCCAAGACCCTGCAGGAGAAGACGCGCATCAAGGGTCTCTTTGCACCGACCGGCAAGTTCAATGTCCACAACCGCAGCAACCATGTGACCTGA